From bacterium:
CTCATCCTGTTGCTGAAGCACTTGCTGTACAAGGAGCGGTACACCATCGAGGGGGCGCGGCAGAAGCTCGAACAGTTGCGGCGCGGCGGGGAGCTGCAGGGCGCTGCCGCCCGGGCGCTGGACAGCGAGATGCTCGACCTGTTGCGCGCCGAGCTGCGCCGGATCCTGGATGTTCTCCAGCTCCCGCCGCGAGGGTAGGGGCGGTGTCGATGCAGATCCTCGTCACGAACGACGACGGTTACCTCGCCAGCGGCTTGAGGACGCTGGTCCGGGCGGCGTCCCGGCTCGGGACCGTCCACGTCGTTGCGCCGGATCGCGAGCAGAGCGCCACCAGCCACTCGCTCACGCTGCACTATCCGCTGCGCGTTCGGACCACGGAGGACGGGATGCGCGTGGTCGACGGCACGCCGACGGACTGTGTGATGCTGGCCGTGGGCGACATCCTGGGGCAGCGGCCGGACGTGGTGTTGTCCGGTGTGAACCACGGCGCGAACCTCGGCGACGACGTCCTGTATTCGGGCACCGTCGCCGCGGCCATGGAGGCGACGATCCTGGGCATCCCGGCCGTGGCGATCTCGTACGCGGGCCGCGATGTCGAACGGATCCCCGAGTGGGAGGATGTGCTCGTGCGGCTCCTGGAGCAGTTGATCGTCCGGGACGACTTTCCGCCCGAGACGCTGCTCAACGTCAACCTCCCGCCGGTCGGGCCGGACCGGGTCGCGGGTGTGCGCGTCACCACGCTCGGGCGTCGCGCTTACGTCGAATCGCTCACCCGCGCCAAGGACCCGAGCGGCCGGGAATACTACTGGATCGGTGGCGGCGAGAGCCGCTGGTGGGGCGGCCCGGACTCGGACTTCCGTGCGGTGCACTCGGGTTACGTGTCGGTGACGCCGTTGCACCTGGATCTCACGAACTACCGGCTCCTGGAAGGGATCGCGCGGTGGGACCTGAAGGTTTGAGCGACCTGCGTTTCGAGCGGCAGCGGCGGCGACTCATCGAGGCCATCCGCGAACGTGGCATCGACGAGCTCGAGGTGCTGGCCGCGTTCGACCGTGTCCCGCGTCACCTCTTCCTCCCGGAGGCGGTCCGACACCGCGCGTACGAGGATACGCCCCTGCCGATCGGTTTCGGCCAGACGGCGTCGCAGCCCTCGATCCAGGCGCTCTACCTCCAGACACTGCGCTTGAAGCCGACGGATCGCGTCTTGGAGGTGGGGACGGGCAGCGGCTACCAGACGGCGTTGTTGGCGCAGCTCGCCGGGCACGTCTACTCGGTGGAGCGGATCCGCGAGCTCTCGGTCCGTGCCCGCGCGGCGCTGGACGCGCTGCGGATCAACAACGTGGCGCTGTTGGTGGGCGACGGGACCATCGGCTGGCCGCGCTACGCGCCGTTCGACGCGATCCTCGTGGCTGCGGGCGCGCCGTCGGTCCCGACGGCGCTGCTCGATCAGCTCGCCCCCGGCGGCCGGCTGCTCATCCCCATCGGGGACCGGAACGAGCAACGGCTCACGCTCTTCGTCCGGACGGAGCGAGGGCTGGAGAGCCAGGAGATCACATCGTGCGTCTTCGTTCCGTTGATCGGGCGATTCGGGTGGGCCGAATGAAGGAGAACCGGGAGCGCGAGGTGGGGGCATCGGTGAGTGGCGGGCCGACGACGCCGGGAGCGGCGTCGGTGCGCCGGGGCTGGTTCCGCCGGCTGTAC
This genomic window contains:
- a CDS encoding protein-L-isoaspartate O-methyltransferase — protein: MRFERQRRRLIEAIRERGIDELEVLAAFDRVPRHLFLPEAVRHRAYEDTPLPIGFGQTASQPSIQALYLQTLRLKPTDRVLEVGTGSGYQTALLAQLAGHVYSVERIRELSVRARAALDALRINNVALLVGDGTIGWPRYAPFDAILVAAGAPSVPTALLDQLAPGGRLLIPIGDRNEQRLTLFVRTERGLESQEITSCVFVPLIGRFGWAE
- a CDS encoding 5'/3'-nucleotidase SurE, yielding MQILVTNDDGYLASGLRTLVRAASRLGTVHVVAPDREQSATSHSLTLHYPLRVRTTEDGMRVVDGTPTDCVMLAVGDILGQRPDVVLSGVNHGANLGDDVLYSGTVAAAMEATILGIPAVAISYAGRDVERIPEWEDVLVRLLEQLIVRDDFPPETLLNVNLPPVGPDRVAGVRVTTLGRRAYVESLTRAKDPSGREYYWIGGGESRWWGGPDSDFRAVHSGYVSVTPLHLDLTNYRLLEGIARWDLKV